One segment of Meriones unguiculatus strain TT.TT164.6M chromosome X, Bangor_MerUng_6.1, whole genome shotgun sequence DNA contains the following:
- the Praf2 gene encoding PRA1 family protein 2 codes for MSEVRLPPLRTLDDFVLGSARLAAPDPSDPQRWCHRVINNLLYYQTNYLLCFGISLALAGYTRPLHTLLSMLVVVVILGVLVWAAETGAAVRRCRRSHPAACLAAVLALSLLILWAVGGAFTFLLCITAPVLLILLHASLRLRNLKNKIENKIESIGLKRTPMGLLLEALGQEQEAGS; via the exons ATGTCGGAGGTGCGGCTGCCACCGCTGCGCACCCTAGACGACTTTGTCTTGGGGTCTGCACGTCTGGCGGCTCCTGATCCAAGCGATCCACAGCGATGGTGTCACCGCGTCATCAACAATCTTCTCTACTACCAAACCAATTACCTTCTCTGCTTCGGCATCAGTCTCGCTCTGGCcgg GTACACTCGTCCACTGCACACCCTCCTGAGCATGCTGGTAGTGGTGGTGATCCTCGGGGTGCTGGTGTGGGCTGCTGAAACTGGTGCCGCTGTGCGCCGCTGCCGTCGCAGCCATCCTGCTGCCTGCCTGGCTGCAGTGCTTGCCCTTAGCCTCCTCATTCTCTGGGCCGTGGGCGGCGCTTTCACCTTCCTGCTCTGCATCACAGCGCCAGTGCTTT TGATCCTGCTGCATGCTTCACTGCGCCTGAGAAACCTTAAAAACAAGATTGAGAACAAGATTGAGAGCATTGGTCTAAAGCGGACGCCAATGGGACTGCTTCTAGAGGCACTGGGACAAGAGCAGGAAGCTGGATCCTAG